Proteins encoded by one window of Deltaproteobacteria bacterium:
- a CDS encoding HD domain-containing protein, with protein MHAVADFLFEVGFLHKTPRTGYRFLGSGTESVSEHSFRSAVIGYVLSKMRPDSDPCKLITMCLFHDLTEARTGDQNYVYKQYVTVNEEKAIRHFCNSLPFGSELGEILAEYKSRSSLEARLAHDADQLDLLLALKEQKDMGNSHADEWVPHLLKRLYSDEARSLAETIQRRNHKDWWFSDHEEWWTPDV; from the coding sequence ATGCACGCTGTCGCAGACTTTCTTTTTGAGGTCGGATTCCTCCACAAAACTCCCAGAACGGGATATCGTTTTCTGGGAAGCGGTACAGAGTCGGTTTCAGAACACTCGTTCAGATCCGCGGTCATCGGCTACGTGCTCTCCAAAATGCGACCCGATTCCGATCCCTGTAAGCTCATAACGATGTGCCTGTTTCACGATCTCACAGAAGCACGAACAGGTGATCAAAACTATGTGTATAAACAATATGTTACCGTGAATGAAGAAAAAGCGATCCGGCATTTTTGTAACTCGCTTCCGTTCGGAAGCGAACTCGGAGAAATCCTGGCCGAGTACAAAAGCCGCTCGAGCCTGGAAGCCCGATTGGCTCATGATGCGGACCAATTGGACCTTTTATTGGCCCTCAAAGAACAGAAGGACATGGGGAATTCTCATGCGGACGAATGGGTGCCCCACCTGCTGAAGCGCCTTTACTCGGACGAAGCCCGGAGCCTGGCGGAGACCATTCAGCGGAGAAACCACAAAGATTGGTGGTTCAGTGATCACGAAGAATGGTGGACGCCCGACGTGTAG
- the gcvH gene encoding glycine cleavage system protein GcvH, with translation MEETRFTLEHIWARLDDDNCVTIGITDYAQEEWGEVSEATLPEEGDEVLKEEQFGVLISSQGKHPLYAPVTGEVTELNEEVLENPEIINENPLTDGWLIRVSISSTIEFDELLTEEEYDEVLRDDLEMDEEDEEDEEEEDEEEDDDL, from the coding sequence ATGGAGGAAACGAGATTTACACTAGAACACATCTGGGCCCGATTGGATGATGACAACTGCGTGACCATCGGAATCACCGATTACGCGCAGGAAGAATGGGGCGAGGTCTCTGAGGCGACGTTACCCGAAGAAGGTGATGAGGTACTCAAGGAAGAACAGTTTGGAGTTCTGATTTCCTCCCAGGGAAAGCATCCTCTATACGCTCCCGTCACTGGAGAGGTCACTGAACTAAATGAGGAGGTTTTGGAAAATCCTGAGATCATTAACGAAAACCCCCTTACCGACGGTTGGCTCATCCGTGTTTCCATCAGTTCCACCATCGAATTCGACGAACTGCTGACGGAAGAAGAATACGACGAAGTCTTGAGAGACGACTTGGAGATGGACGAAGAGGATGAGGAAGATGAGGAGGAGGAAGACGAAGAGGAGGACGACGATCTCTAG
- a CDS encoding AI-2E family transporter, whose amino-acid sequence MEQNAKTGKSWSWLFDKQIILLTCVLVVLLLVIAFFGDALAPFFAALVLSYLMDGLVRLLERRRIPRFVAAIAVFSLFFVFFLSIFIWLLPILTKQLTQLLTEVPRIVAQLQEVLNGFQARYLSGNETQYLQKLIPKLAERLEEFVGNLAGFTLMQIPSILALTIYLILVPFLVLFFLKDKKLILDWLLQFIPHSNELLFQVLTDVDRQIGNLLRGKSLEIIIMTVSTSIVFWILDFKFAILTGILTGLSTIVPYIGVAVVTIPVLVLAYAQWGWTIDMFKVGAAYGILQLIDGNILAPLILGSSVKVHPTAIIFSIMVCGAVWGFWGVVFAIPIVSLFKSLLDLALPYVLKTRKDSELPPGSDEALSEE is encoded by the coding sequence ATGGAGCAAAACGCAAAAACAGGGAAATCCTGGTCATGGCTGTTCGACAAGCAGATCATCCTGTTGACCTGTGTATTGGTGGTTCTTTTGCTTGTAATCGCTTTTTTCGGGGATGCCCTGGCTCCGTTTTTTGCCGCGCTGGTGCTGTCTTACCTGATGGATGGCCTCGTGCGACTGCTGGAGCGGAGGCGGATTCCCAGATTCGTTGCCGCCATAGCTGTCTTTTCACTGTTTTTCGTGTTTTTTCTATCGATCTTCATCTGGCTCCTCCCGATTTTGACAAAGCAGTTGACCCAGTTGCTGACAGAGGTGCCGAGAATCGTCGCGCAACTTCAGGAAGTCCTGAACGGCTTCCAGGCAAGGTACCTTTCGGGAAATGAAACCCAATATCTTCAGAAGCTGATCCCCAAGCTCGCCGAAAGGTTGGAGGAATTCGTCGGAAATCTTGCAGGGTTCACACTGATGCAAATCCCGAGCATTCTGGCTCTGACCATCTATCTTATACTGGTTCCTTTTCTCGTGCTTTTCTTTCTAAAGGACAAAAAGCTCATTCTGGATTGGCTGCTTCAGTTCATTCCCCATAGCAACGAGTTGTTGTTTCAGGTGCTTACAGACGTGGACCGGCAAATCGGCAATCTTCTACGGGGCAAATCCCTCGAAATCATCATTATGACGGTTTCCACGAGTATCGTGTTTTGGATTCTAGACTTCAAGTTTGCGATTCTAACGGGGATTCTAACGGGTTTGTCAACCATAGTTCCCTACATCGGGGTAGCGGTAGTAACGATTCCGGTATTAGTTTTGGCGTACGCTCAGTGGGGTTGGACCATAGACATGTTCAAAGTCGGTGCGGCTTACGGCATCCTGCAACTGATCGACGGCAATATCCTCGCCCCATTGATTCTCGGCAGTTCGGTAAAGGTTCATCCCACAGCCATTATATTCTCCATCATGGTATGCGGAGCCGTCTGGGGATTCTGGGGGGTCGTCTTTGCGATCCCCATCGTGTCTCTTTTCAAGAGCCTTCTGGATCTGGCGCTACCGTATGTTCTCAAAACGCGAAAAGATTCGGAGCTCCCGCCCGGGTCGGATGAGGCATTATCCGAAGAATAG
- a CDS encoding SDR family oxidoreductase gives MSGKLDERCIVITGASRGYGRAIAHVFAREGAQLALLARSENDLAKVEGEIRQSYGSVCFSIQTDVGKYDSVRAAFSEIYRKWVRVDGLVNNAAVVRPIGMISDLDPKEWQRTMDVDLNGPYFCAREALKTMMDGKGGCIINITSGLARFVLPRFSVYSTAKGGLNTLTLYLAQELAPYSIRVFGLDPGVMDTDMQTSIRGTDVNLLGEENEFIFRGYKERGELNPPERSARLALFLMADAEMELSGQIGGISHFSQFGYQT, from the coding sequence ATGAGCGGTAAACTTGACGAACGATGTATTGTGATTACGGGAGCCAGTCGAGGCTACGGACGCGCCATCGCACATGTCTTCGCTCGAGAAGGGGCCCAACTGGCCCTTTTGGCCAGAAGCGAAAACGATCTTGCCAAAGTCGAAGGGGAGATTCGTCAAAGTTATGGTTCCGTCTGTTTTTCGATCCAAACGGACGTAGGGAAATACGACTCGGTCCGAGCTGCTTTCTCGGAGATTTACAGGAAGTGGGTTCGGGTGGACGGCTTGGTCAACAATGCCGCCGTAGTCCGGCCGATCGGAATGATTTCCGATCTCGATCCCAAGGAATGGCAACGAACCATGGACGTTGACCTGAATGGACCCTATTTCTGCGCCCGGGAAGCACTTAAGACTATGATGGACGGCAAAGGCGGCTGCATCATAAACATCACCTCGGGGCTCGCCCGTTTCGTCTTACCGAGATTCTCCGTATACAGCACCGCAAAAGGGGGGCTCAACACACTTACGCTTTATCTCGCTCAGGAACTGGCCCCGTATTCCATTCGAGTGTTCGGATTGGACCCCGGTGTGATGGATACCGACATGCAAACTTCCATACGTGGCACGGATGTGAATCTCTTGGGTGAAGAGAACGAGTTCATCTTCCGTGGATACAAGGAGCGTGGAGAACTCAATCCCCCGGAACGTTCAGCCCGTCTGGCGCTCTTTTTGATGGCGGACGCGGAAATGGAGTTATCCGGGCAGATCGGAGGGATCAGCCACTTCTCACAATTCGGATATCAGACTTGA
- a CDS encoding OB-fold domain-containing protein gives MKGTGKLAAFTCISIGPAFMTAEGFSRKNPYCVGVVELDEGSRVDARIEGVDTNKPETIKVGMPMTVKFLHRGQGPDEKTYLGFEPV, from the coding sequence ATGAAAGGGACCGGTAAGCTTGCGGCATTTACCTGCATATCCATCGGCCCCGCATTCATGACGGCGGAGGGGTTCAGCCGCAAGAATCCCTACTGCGTAGGTGTCGTAGAGTTGGATGAAGGATCCAGGGTGGACGCCAGGATCGAGGGCGTGGACACCAACAAACCGGAGACGATCAAAGTGGGGATGCCCATGACGGTCAAATTTCTCCATCGAGGTCAAGGTCCCGACGAAAAGACCTATCTGGGATTCGAGCCGGTTTGA